A window of Castanea sativa cultivar Marrone di Chiusa Pesio chromosome 8, ASM4071231v1 genomic DNA:
taagtcagagctctatgtaATAATTACAAGGACCATTGGCCACAAATGAATGGAagtctaaataaaaataattatatatcatCAACTTATCCCATTAGTGAGAATAAAAGTTATCATCACTATTagatacaaaagaatgagtcaagccCAATCTAAGATGTATGTCATCTAAATATCACTATCACAGACGTCTAGCCTCCATTAATAATTAGTCTATACTTCAGAGCTTCACTTAGTTCTTGGCTTCTATCTGTCTTCACAACctcacaattttatttcttgctTGTGATCACATATTACAACAATTGCAACACATTTGAGAAGCAAATTGttttctctaaaaaagaaaaaagaaaaaagaaaaaagaaaaaagaaaaaaggaaaagaagcaATTCGAAACTCAATACTAGAAAAGCATGCTATGAATTACCAACCCACTAGCGTATCAAAAACTTGGTACGTAGTTCATGTAACACACTTTACAGATATTCTCATATTAATCAAATCAATTACTTATTACTTCACAACTCATAGACAATTCATAGtagcatttcatcaaacacctAATTTGCAATACAAACCcacaaatgaaaacaaaaataaaaaataaagacaaaccCAAAACAGACAACATGGTGCTAATCCAACTAGTAAACTGTTAAATATACCAAATAGCATCAGTAAAACCATAAAATGCACTAGGAAATGAATTTTATGGGAGATAAACGGGAAAAAAGTCTAAGCAATAACACcctatgaattttaaaaatagattataTGTTAATCCCTCAGGCAAACTGGGAATGAAacataattcaaattataattttttttcacaaatcaCTACTCAGCATCATGCATATTGTGTAGCTATTCTAACAATGCAGGATCGTGCATTTGTGCAAAGGTTGGTCACACAAGGTTTCAGCTAAACAACTCTTTCGTTACTTGTGTAAATGGCTTAGCTAGTCCCTTTCACATATCCATTGCAtgaaatttttgataagtaattacATGTTACATTTTATTCAAGTCTAAAagtagttataaaaaaaaaagggaaccataCTATATTTTCATGCTACTGAACAtctaatcatcatcatcatcaggtCAATGCAAAGCCTGGCTCTTATTTACGAAATCAACCACAGGAAACACAACATGAGGCACACATTGCAAAGCCTGACTGTTGTTTGCAATGTATAAAGCTATGAAAAATTAGTTCCTAATCTCTCATGGACTTGGATTTTTTTCTTGTACTGTATGTACATCAATGACCTTGTAAAGTAGCTCAAAACCTCAGCCAAAAACTCTTGCATTAAAATAGATAGCTCATAGaggcatttcatcaaacagtTAATTACATTTCAATTAGAGCCAACTTGAACtgtaaaaaacataaaatctcCAAAAATATCTTTACAAAACTAAATGTGAATGCCCCATCTCTTTGGGCATATCAAACCTCCCTCCCCATGTATTACTAGTGAAATTGTATATGTCAACATGAGAGTGCACCTACAAGACATAAACATAGGCATAAGCAAAGATCATCAATATCAATGATTTGAAATTGTCTAAAATACATTCCAATATCTGACTGAGttacattttatatattcagGTGATGCCTCAATAAGGGTCAAAGAAGTACAGTCAtagtttaaaaacaaaagggttCAACCTGCCAATGATGTCCTATTGAAGCATAAACTAGCATTAAACTTGAATATTGAACAAACAAAATATTCAGATATTGTTAGATTCTCACATAGTCAATTGTGCGACATCCTGCAAACACATATTGAAGATATTTAATCTGTATGGATGCTCCATCAAGACGAGGTAGCAGTGCTGGTGGCATCTCCTCCCATTGTAATTCAGGTGCAGGTAAATCAGCAAAAGTTGCGGATAAAAATCTCTCAGGTGTGCGTTCTTTTCTACCTTTAACATCTTCTCTCTACAAAATACAAGAACATTCAGAATTCAATTGTACTAACCACAACGAGACCTCACTTCACTTGTAAAATGTGATTATAGAGAGGGACCAGCCCTGAAAATCCAGCCTAAACTAACAAATCTACTACTACACTAGACAATCAATAGACTAGAATGGAGCATCTCACAAAAACTTCAATAGAGAACTTAACACTACCAGCTtattaaaaaacagaaaataaagttgGGTGGGCAACCATATTGGGAATCAGAGATATCCATTGCCAAGaactaaaaccaaaatcaaaatcaaaatctctgTAAGTGTCACTTTATACATTTGCTAAAGGATATTTTAGGGGGCAAATTTCACATAGATTACAATTGGGGGAAATTGAAGAAAATGGTTTCGTTTTCAATTGAAATCTGCAGAATAGGAAATTTCAgttcaaatttcacaaatttccCAATGTTAGTGCTCCAAAATTCTTAGATGAAAGAAAATCCCTCAAATAGGCCCAAcataaataatagagaaaaaaatggttaaaacccTACAGGGTAAAATTCAGgaagaaggatgaaaaatggttGCCTGAGAGTTTGGGGCAAACGTGGTGAAGATTGGCGAAACAAGTTTaggaaaaaagatgaaaaatggttaCCTGCGAGTTGGGGCAGACGTTGTGAAGAGCGGCAAAGAGGAGcagagttgagagagagatttttttttttacttataccCTAACCTATTCTACCTGTAAATGGTAACCCAGTTAAATGATTTAAATGGTCAAgactaatggcctgtttggaaatttagagagggaggagagtagaggagaggagagtagtggggaggagagtaaaGTGAAATGATTACTCTCCAccttatttggatatttttaaaattagtaagggggaagggagtaattagtcCTTccccttatttggatgtttttaaaattgggatggagaggagaggaaatgattagatagacaaatttacccatatttgaaaataaattgcaacattggtctatgattaattggtttgtaattttgttaatttaaaaagggtaaattggagaattcatttggtcaataatttatttactctactctccctccaaatctctccaatttgggggaagtaaaaatgaggggttagaggtagttAAAATCCccccaaacccctccaaatctcttcccctccttccttaaaaaacttccaaacaaaggatttaaattactctccctccctctactctactctccctcattttttaaacatccaaacaggccataaaagTGTTAGAATGTATGGTTCTGATTTAGGTGAGTACTGTGCCCTCAACAAAAATGGGTACAGTAAAAAAACTGCTGGGTATAAAAATACTTCCCCCAAACCCAATATGTTTGGGAGTGCCTCTTTTCCTTTCGGCTAGTAGATCTAGGGATTTAAACCCAATCAAagagaagttaaaaaataaactcGTTCGATGGAAGAGCAAAATCTTATCTTGGCAAGATAAAGCAACCCTCATCAAATCAGTAGCTCAGGCCATTCCTGCCTATTCAATGATAGCTATTCAATTTCCTAGAGAGCTGTGTAACCGATTGGATGCTGTTGTTAGACGGTTCTGGTGGAACCCAAAATCTAATTCAGGCTCGTTCCTGACACCCATAGCTTGGTCGTCTTTATGTTGGCCCCAAAAAGAAGGAGGTTTGGGATTTAGAAAATTCTGGGATTTCAATCAAGCTCTCCTCTCCGAGTTAGCATGGTGGATCCTTTCGGGGAAAGATTGTCTGTGTGCTAAAGTGCTCAGAACAAAATACAAAGTTAGGGGCAACTGGCTAAATCATAAGACTGTGGGGTCTCCCTCCAAGATTTGGAGAAGCTTAGAAGGCATGAAATCTCTGCTTGCTCGCAGTGCTTGCATGTTGGTAGGAGATGGTAATACAGTCAGGATATGGGAGGACCCTTGGATTCCAGATCTTCCTAATTTCATTCCGAGTCCAAGGGAGGGAACCAATCCAGAAATGACACTTATTGTCTCACAACTAGTCAACCAAGAAGGCTGGGACCTTACCAAAATTAGAAATACCTTTGATGAGGCTACAACCCAGCTCATCCAAAAAATTCCCCTATCTCGGCTTGCTCCAAAAGATTGTTGGATTTGGATCTCCAATAGTTCAGGGGAGTTCTCAGTCAAGTCTGCTTATTGGTTAAGTAGAAACATTAGCTCTCCCACAAATCAAGATGCAATTCGTGGTCTCATTTGGAAGTCAAAAATCCATGAAAGGCTCAAAATGCACCTGTGGCGTATAGCAGCAAACTGCCTACCTACTAAAGCTTGCTTAGCTAGATTTTGTGATTTAGATGATGTCATTTGCCCTCTTTGCAAGGATGATGAAGAATCAAGCCTCCATCTTTTTATCTCTTGCCCCTTTGCAATAGCTGTTTGGTTTAACTCCCAATGGGGATTGAGgttagaaaatttgaatttaaactctCCCTCTCATCTCATTGGTGTCTTCCTTAATCCTCCCGCTGAAGCTAATATTGAAGGAATTAAGAGGGGAGAATTCTTATTGTTTGGGGTTGTTATTTGTGAAGCCATTTGGAGAGCTAGAAACCAAGTTATTTTTTAAGGCAAAGAAACTAATCCAATTGAACTCTGCCAAAAAGTTGAAAAGACTATAGCTGAGCACAGAATGTCCATAGCAACCCATTTGGGCTTCCAATTGCCGAAACCAGTCCAAAGGTGGATGAAACCACCTAGAGATTCAATTAAGATAAATGTTGATGCTGCTTTCAAGGATGGTAACTCTTCCATTGCAGTTGTGGCTAGAGATTGGAGAGGGGAAGTGGTTTTTGCTTGTGCTAAGAGAGTTTATTCCAACCTCCCTATTCACGCAGAAGCAAAAGCCATTAAATGGGCCTTATGCTTAGCTAAAAATTTAGAAGCAGCTGctatgattgtggagagtgtcTCCAAGGACTGTGTTGATGCCCTTGCACCTTCTGGCAAATTGGTTCCCTGGAGAATTAGAGGCATTTGTAGTGAAATTCTCAACTTGATTCTGCTTATTCCTGGCTGTCATGTTTCCTGGATCCCTAGGGTGGCAAATAAAGCAGCCCATTCTCTAGCTAAGTGGTCCTTTTTGAACAAAGTTTTTGGGTCTTTTGATGTTGGTTTCGGCCCTCCTTGTTTTGAGAGTATTATTATGGATGAGGCTCTTGTTTCGTCTTTgtagttcttttttgttttgtgaataaaatttctgtttcatccaaaaaaaaaaaaaatgggtagagTAAAATGACCTATAATTTATACGGataaaacttaagtacagtacttaggttcatcttcttttaagattctgtcatgtggatttttttttatgagattgaagtgtattttttagttaagtagccataTGACTCCAtcttcagttagctcaactagtaaagtctttgatggttgtataagagatctggggttcaatccccacctacacaaaaaactgattggtgtcttggtctgataataaagagttatagCGGATGCCATAAGATTAGCATCTAAGGTATTGTATGCGCGCGCGTGTACTCTAAGTCCTACTACcttaaaaaaagattagaaacagACCAATGGAAAGCAAAACGAATCTTCCATGTTTATTGGTATAAATATAATGACATACTTGTACACAACGGCTACCATGACTAGTTGATGCTGGCATGGTGCTCAATTCTTTCACTTAAAATATAATGGAACCTAATTTTTTGAATTGGTCAATGGAAAACAATTTCCTTATAAAGTAGGTCTTCAATGAAAATGA
This region includes:
- the LOC142605940 gene encoding uncharacterized protein LOC142605940, whose protein sequence is MSIATHLGFQLPKPVQRWMKPPRDSIKINVDAAFKDGNSSIAVVARDWRGEVVFACAKRVYSNLPIHAEAKAIKWALCLAKNLEAAAMIVESVSKDCVDALAPSGKLVPWRIRGICSEILNLILLIPGCHVSWIPRVANKAAHSLAKWSFLNKVFGSFDVGFGPPCFESIIMDEALVSSL